The DNA sequence tcgtaagaggtgggttttattacatcaccTGAAGAGCTCAGAGTgaagcgacgttcaacttcacgatcaacttcgtcaacgtgagtcgggtcggctgctgcatttggagagcactgactctcgagattatcggcgaggcattcagccttctcatcgtcatcgagcgccagctgcagtcccggtctatccaaaggaggcatgacagtgggcggttcctgtttgaacgcgcgaggcagcttccagaaagccacatgtgatggcttaaggttgccgagcaagcggtcccaacgttcgccgcggagtttcacgatacgttcccgtaccacctgctgtaggtagcggaggtggcgcctattctcgatcgacggatacctatcgtaaactCTAGTGGCTCTGTGTTTCTGCGTGAGTAGGTCCCTGACGTCTGgcggcaggtttaggcgatgtgGTTGCATCGTCGggacctgcctggagcaggccatgatcctattctgtatgtgTGActtcacatgagagatagctctgtgagccgtgtcaaccgagtcgatgacgtccggtataaggtcaaggtcgtcggactggATAgtctcgagatccttttccagccgttgccagtcgatcactgttttcgtcggtggttgaaagttaaccggtgggcctagatttaggacgacgggccggtggtctgactctaattcgtgaaaaacttcgattgaatttacattgagcgttacgtttttaagtaacgcaacgtctagtatGTCGCATCGGTGCGCGACGATATCCAGATATCGTGTTGGTTCGCcaggtgctattactgaaaagttcagcgtgcctgtaaaataatctaataaaattgagtttctatttgtggctctactgttccagctggagtgtttggcgttaagatcgccgcccactatgactgcggccccgtggccgagtaatgcttcgatatctgtgtctaatatttgtttgttaggcggaagataagctgaaataacagtgatcggctggtgattcgccatactgacccggatggcagaggcctcgatgttagtgaggaccggaggatcgaTAGGTatgcagtgtagagaccttttaaaataaatgagggtaccacccatacgggtggtgcgattgAAGAAGAGTATTTCTTCTCGGGCTTCCCTACTTAGCCTTGTATCGTGTACgcttagcgcgcggccgctagtaagtagaacatcttttCTACTAGCCTTTTTTCTTcttatttcaacattatggatatcgtatccgaggttctggagggtgcagagaatgaatttggaatcatttttgaaatcggagatggccgccttgcaaatttatgatttcaataatatggatatcgaatccgaggttcccgCGGATGCCGAAAACGAattagggatcatttttgaaatccatgatggccgccgcacaaatttatgatttcaacaatatggatatcgaatccgaggttctcgaggatgcagagaacgcatttgggataatttttgaaatccaagatggccgccgcgcaaatttatgatttcaacaatatgaatatcgaatccgaggttctcgaagttgCAAGGAAcgaatttaggatcatttttgaagccCAGTGTCTAAATGTGCCAATAAAATGTCACGAAATTGTGGGATGTTTTTATCAGGGAGAGGGAGATATAGACCCATTGAGttagagtgagaaagggcgaacgtagcatgaagcacatgGCACCACCAGTAAGTAGAACAACTtcgctactagcgttgtatcatgcaggtttagcTCGTGGCCgtgagtaagtagaacatcttacCTACTAGAGTTATATCGTACAAGAACAGAAGATTATAGCTTAGAAGTATGGCTATATTAAGTAATCCATCACTTTACATTTGGCGCCAgcaaaaaaaacttacaatCCATTTCCCATAATTCTCGtgcttaatattttgtttgtatcgtGTTTGTTGCTgcattataaataattgttaaaaaaaaaacaagtttttgtACAGAAGATGAACTATTGAAAGATTTAACTCAGCCAGAAATACTAAATGCGGCACAAAATGCAAACGAAAGCATTAGTTAGTTAAGCTACTGTTGTGTTAtaaagggtattaaaacacgaatgtgggtttatcattattttaataataaaaaatacctaattttcaacagttgcatacaagactttacctactcccataatatgaatcttctTAAagactctgaaacagttagcttactgctaacattaaaacagccattCCTAGTAcctaacctaatatcatccattactgattatatccaaataaactaagtagtaatgatagaattatttattgtagtagtaaattacattttttatagtgcGTTGAAAAATTCACTTGAATGTTATGTTCtgtgcagcgtttaaaatggcGGTCATTCGAATAACTCAcatttttttacggcgcgcgacgttctggtagtgtggaacgcgcgtaaccgaaaattttctttttttgaaattcatacagattcATCTAGCAATAAGAATGTAGGCTGTCTTGTGAAACTCTTTGAAGtcgcgcatgaagggatcgaaaagaaaaacaaagtgttattatgaaattcagtacaacattacatcatccgttttttttaaatttatacagataaccttatctgtataaatttaaaaagcgaATATGAATAGAAGTGTTTTGAAGGTCGGCGGTAAAAACGTCGCGGAAAATTATTCTACTTTAAtgcttttttatctttattatcgCTTacttaatcatttatttatcaatCACTTTCTTTGGTATGGTGTATTGTAACTTATAAGGGAAATACTTGCtttaaatcttctattaaagatcctgaaacagttagcttattaccaacacaACATTGCATCATCCATATGCATCAAAGTAGGTTCTTTTATGCCACTCTCCACCTGACCAAGCTACGTCTCTcatgaaatttattaataacagtaGGCATGAGAAAATCTAGTACATTTCGAACagaatcaaaacaaaattatgcaCTTGGTCTTGAGTCACTACGCATTAAGCATCGCATTTACGATAAAGAGACAGGAGCAAGGCCCTTAATCAAGGACATAATAAATGCAGATAATAATATGACCAaaatagaaatgatatcaaTGACGTGAGTCGCTTCGCATCGATTGAAACTTTACTTGAGGTCTGACTCTGACACGTGTTAATTATAAGGAAATAGTTTTGTATAAGtagtaaagtataaaaaatattaagaaataaacaaccgacttcaaaaaaaataaaatatgcactaaaaagtaaaaattgtgTATTACAACTAAATAATCaacttttttttagtaaaatgaaatgaaaaatatgagACTACATAAAAGGCCTTCTCGTCACGTCTGATACTATTTACATCTCGATTTATTTCTGCGTATAATTTAGTATCCAATAACGATCAATAATTATAGGAATCTGGTTCATCTTCATATTGGGAAcgcatattattaatatagtgTTTTGTTATAACCACTAGTCAGTTAGTCAGTAACTACTAGTCCCaagtcataaaattattttgtgtttGGAGGTGGTCGAATTGTCGTTACACGTAGCCCGTTGGACCTTTAAGAGTTTAGTAGTCTGCGGACTTCCTTGAGTAGTTGACGTATATCTTGCAATAGTGTAATTCTGTCCTATCCTACGTGAATTTGAAGTTTTGTGGACATTAATTATTTGTGCGtgaacaaacataatattgtgttgtgtgtttttattattggaTTTATTTACAGCAGGTAACTAAAGTCTTTGTGAATTATTGTtagcttataattaattaaaataaaataaatgaaaaacttaCCGATGGGATCAATAatacgttgtattttattacaaaaaattataaattatatttttattagaatttgTAAGTTCTATGTGAATATGCAgcaatttttagatttttgtgtttctattattatcttattaattattaaatgactTAGTGCCTGTTGCTgccgtagtttaggagataagtTTCTTCCCATTTTAGACTACGATAAGATTCAGAACCTGCTGTGGAAtcaggaatgagcttccttgtggtgtttccggaacgatacctACGCCAGGGGTtccaaaaatagcgcgtacaccttccataaaggtcggcaacactcctgtgattcctctggtgttgctagagaatgtgggcggcggtgatcacttaacaccagatgacccgtacgctcggttatcctccttctccatactataaaaaaataaaacaaatgagaaATAGCTGgaaacaaaaatttactaatttgttttttcttaaaCTTAATTTCACCAATCACAGTGCAGATAAAGGAAATAAAGACTTTATCCTTGACCTTGATAATAACAATATCACAAGAATACAATATTTAGTTAagctaaattatatatacacgTATATACCACAGATCAGTTTAAAGAGATATTTACAGATAAGCATGTTCAAGCATTATGCTGATACCTATCTCCGtgttttgacgtttgagtatttcttTTCTTTTGCGTCATTGCAtagataacaaaaaataattaagttcaTAAagcagtaaatatttattttaaaaagtggcATTGggtttttataacttttaacgtgtaattatttgaatatttcgAAGACAGCATCTCAATGACaccattaatataattttttaatacctcatacttatagctattataataatttaatgaggGTTTTTTAAGagatatttattttgacaaGTAGCGAACGCATAGAGGCACTACATCATTTACTgcttttttaaacatttagaAGTATGAatggcggctatttctgccgtgaagcagtaatgtgtaagcattactgtgtttcggtctgcagggcaccgtagctagtgaaattactggccaaatgagacttaacatcttatatcccaaggtgacgagcgcagttgtagtgcctagATCTAttacaaagtaacggaactcttcaattcttaggagcaaattaacgatactcggtcgaatctttttatgctatccgggatatttgagtcacctaacGCAACACAATCATAGTCAAGTTGTTGTCGTGGTCGAATacgatgatcaatggaactccttaacgacttacagtaacggTGCGGTTTggggcagaatttctgtctgtaatcaaattgaaattcacttacgttcattactgcattgcaaaatttagtagagcTACACATATCTAGACAAATTATTGGTTAGTGTAAGTATTTCAGATTCACAAAAATcaaaaagtaattatatattattttttaatttaacaaaaaagcaaccgacttcaaaaacactattctaaaacaataaatataataatatgcactTGAAAGAATATCTTTTTttgcgtattttaatacaatttaattgtaaaataaaaagtgtcaaattttttttgttataagaaCCCTGAAACAATAGCGTTGTCCACTATAATAGTTCAAGAAAGCTCTCATATTTACTTAACAATAACCAAACTCGGTTGTCTTCGAGCTTATAAAAGAGACCCGATAATGATCCATCGTGTATATTTCTCAGATctagcaataaaatattaaatttgtcaAGTGCGTGCGGTAGCTAACTAGGTCACTAGTTATAATTCTTATGTTAACCGGTTTCTCTCAGTCAGCGAGTCTCAGTCAATAAGTCAAACTCACTAGACACATAtattaaaagtttataataacataacatatataaaaataatatatacataaataaaaactttaatttattacCTAGGAATTAACTTCCTTTTCCCagttatttatatgttattctTTTTGTTGCAGATAGAAGGACACTACATTAAACATggattcatttaattttatcgaaCCAATCGAAGTTGTCACTTATATCGATGATTCTGATAGTAACAGTGGAAATAGTAATGAAATAGATAGTATACAAAAAAATCCTGGGGAAACCAAGTCAAATATTTGGACTAAAAGTAATTTACAACAGAAAATCTACCTACAATGTCGAGAAAATTTAGCAGAACGTTTCAATAAAAACGTGGCTCCAGCCACGTCCTTTACAAGCCCAGTTTCAAATATTGTCTACTTTGAGATAATACCAGATTTTATTGTACAtcatatttttgaagtttttaaacatttacaagGGGTATATTTTCAGCAAGAGAGATACAAAATCTTGGACATGTATTATCATCATATAAGCTACACAAGGGATGTGCTATCACCGAGATTCCAAAATTCTGAATTCATAGATCAAATTTCAAAACGCATTCAACACATTGCACAAAGAAGAGGTACATATTTTAAAGATTCggaaataataatgtttctttttgaCCTTTTAACATGGTGTAATCAAAAGATTAGACATTTCACTCCGGACTATACTTACATGAATCCCGGAAATATTCCTCCCAATACAAGGCATGGCTACAATACTTCCATGGAAGTAATACATGTGCCAAGTAAAAACAATCAAGACCCTGCACCCTTTACAACACAAACAAGTGCTACCGTTTGCCGAAAAAATGACAGTAGAAAAGCTAATACTAGGGAAGTACGCAGAGATACAAACAAAGTAATATCAGAACATACTACTCGACGACTTTTCTCTATTGGTCCACCCGGCAATGAAGTTAGTATAGATGTAAGTTCGAGTTTGTATGACTCCATATCAAAAGAAATTGATGGTTCCAACAATCTCAATCCGATAAAAAGCCGCACAGAAGGAAACACTGGATTAAGTTCTGATTCGACTGCAGCAACAGGATTACCTACTCGGTCGTCACTATCGAGAGATAGTGGAATTTGTAGTCCTCTTAACACTGATGCTAGCAATAATAtggtaaatgtatttttaaacttttaatcaatttattatatcaatttctaaatttttaacattaacatttttattttaaaagaacctTTCCGTGATGGAGTCTCCAGAAATGAACGAAAACGTGTATAGCCGGCTTGGTGAAAAACTCAATGAAAGTGGCCTATACGGATTGTGCTGTGTTTGCCGTAATGTAACAAAGTTTAAGTGCAAAGGTTGCTTTTGGCTGTACTACTGTAGTTATAAATGCCAGGTAAAGCTGTGATTcaattgtaaattaattgtatgtAATTATAAGTAACTGAACTAAACTAACTGAATTTCTAGATTAGCAGGAAGCGttgatatttcataaaataaactgttagagaatattttaaaaattactttaagaTTGAGATGTCGAGTTGTTCGATAAATGTTTCAAACAATTTAGTCTGTACCTGCACATATTTTAGTAAGTTACGAAGGTTACCACGACTTAAGAGAAGTTTTTTTTCTCAGATGCATTCCTTATTAACTATATAAAAACTCGTTATCATTGTCGGATTCTGAACTTAAATCTAAGCTGTAAAAGTTAAGCTTACCTTGAATTTTCAACTTCATTAGACATTTTAGAAAATTCTTAGTTATGGTTTATAAACGAAGGCAAAAATCtgcttatgaaataaaatttgttcaTTTTAATTGATTGTTCACTGCATGCATTCAAATGAAAGTTATTATTGTTTACAGGAATCGCATTGGCCTTTACATCAGACAACGTGTTTTaggaaatcttaaaaaaatgataaatccATGAAGCTCTATAACTGACtgaagaattatttttataattttgtatgcacaattaaaatttaaatattataagattttttttttcatttctttatttatattataccgAAGTTCAACACAAGAATATAGGAGCTCCCTTAACGAAactgtgaaatttattttaaaaaattaacttatgATAAAGTTACAAATAAGCATTTTTGGCTTATTCTTAGTAATATTAAGGTCAGAAATATATTTACCTCGAATAATTAGCTAAgatggtctgaccaaatccgtacatctctggataccggacttcatgaattgacagacagacacagacataaacatttacaatacatcaaaatatttgtattagtgTTGTTGGCTGAATTTTATAAACATTGAAAATTGATTATTACTATACGCAGGTGCCTTTCGGTATTCctacgaaaatattttatgtttctaTAAAACAATAGACCGTTTCTGCGAAAGATTGTAGTTTTGCAAAAATATTCTTATCTCTTTGGCGTTATCACTAAAGTGCCGACAGCGATTAGCCGAAAACTGCAGTGGTACACGTGCAATATAACAGATGCTCCTAACAATGCCTATTTTAAATCAGTTGTTAGAATTTTATAAACATTGCAAATTGATAATAATGTATGTAAACTATACGCAGGTCCCTTTCGGTATTCCTAcgaacatattttatgtttaattaaaacaatagacCGTTTCTGCGAAAGATTATAGTTTTGCCAAAATATTCTGATCTCTTTGCCGTTATCACTAAAGTGCCCACAGTGATAAGGCGAAAACTACTTTGGTACACGTGCAATATAACAGATTGTTAGGAAACAATGCCTATTTTAAATGAGTTGTtagaactaaataataaattataagaccAGTGGTCATTTTTCTAAGGGCAGTGCAGTCAGTCTGCTGACGTCCGTCGTTCGATGAAGACGTGTTCTATAATAGTTCAGCGAAAAACAGTAGTGGATAGTAACAAatagatacattattattatccgGTTCAAATTCGATTAAACAAAGAAATCGCTTCGTAATAATTAGTAGTTGGCAGCACTGATTTGTaacattcaaatattatgtcgtctttttattaattgtacttagttttttttagataaagcTAAATTGCTGGGCGTATTAATAGAAACGCCTATAATGAGCATTCCCCTTAATAGCTAAAATATTCTTACCGGAATATACTTAGTGTATTTATTCTTGGACTCACGGCAGTCTTCCGCGAAAATGACAATAATACGATGAGAAAAATGGACGAGGAGAGAGTTAGTCCAAGCGGAAGGGGAAGAAGAAAGGAATAATCTAAATAAAGaagcaatatttattttcttttctttttttaaattaagaatctcATTAATTTTTgtaggtttttttaaataaaacgaaaaatTTCATAGCACACTGTAGGTGTATAAATATGcatgaattcaaattcatagATAATCACTTCATTATGTAATTTAGATCCAAAATgtgaaatgttaatattatctaaacTGCAACATACCGCGTTAAGCAATTTGCGACATGCTAAATAACGACCTCGCTATCCCAAACAACGCACTCTGCGTGTTAAAACGCACGCGTGCCTAGTACGCTTTTCTGTAAACGTGTGCAAGCAACGCACCACACCAAAGGTCGATTAACCACAACTGTTGTGTTACAGCACCCAATGTATATAAGGGTGAAGATGTCGCCTGCTCTCTTTTTCATATGCCTCAGCCTTGAGTAGGAACCGAATAAGAAAGTGCGAGTAAATAATCATCAAGAAAGATTTTCTCGAACAAGTCAACAAGTCACTATTTGACATAATTTACCTTAAAATAACCCGCCATTAGAAGACAAACTATCATAATACTGTTACATAAAAAAGGAGATAAATTTGATGCTGAATtcttgtacaatattttaaaataatattaggcTTAATAACAAGAACATTAGATGAGTCGCAACTTGGGAAGAGAACAATGAGGGTTCCGAAACAATCACTCAACTACGACATAATATAGACATAACATTATATAGACCATATACATGTTATAAAACAAGTCATACAAAAAAGTTATGAATTTAATCAGCGAGACTATAAACTTGTAAAGTCACCCAGAACCTTGCagtttattttaagaagaaggaaaatgtacatatatataataatattataaaactacaCAGGCACAAAGGCCAGTTAGAGGACACGGTGATTTCAACACCTTGTACTACTAAGAATGAGTTGAATGAGAATTAAGAGAGAACAATGAACGGTAAAGAGAAACAATGAGCAGTAAAGATCTCATTAAGGAAAACAATGGTTAGTATTGAAGAATACTGGGTATTAGTATTATACCACACAACGACAACCCTCTTCCCGCAGTGCAGTACCCcgcattacaatataaatacggAAACAACAGTATGGAACGGCATTTGGCATATGACCCGCCACGGACCTCAGCGCAACAATGTCCATTGCGCTTCGAGAGTCCAGACTCGACGCTGCATCTACTCGTAGGCAACCCCAGCTCCCTGCCTACATACAAGTGATGATAGAGGAGAAGAGGAAGCTGCGAAGGCAATGGCAAGACCTGCGTTGCCCGACCATGAAGACGCGGCTGAATGCTCTGGACGCCAAGATCTCAGACGCACTGGAGACGTCGCAGTCGAATCCTGGCACTCCGCCATCGAGCGAGCCGGCGATGACTGGTCCGGCATGCACCGCTTCTGCCGCCAACTCTCCGGGAGGCCCTCCCCGATTAGAGCCCTCATGGCCAGTGACGGAACCCCACGTTACCGAGCTAAGGATCGAGCGGAAATATTTGCGGACTACCTGGAGACGCAGTTTACACCCAACCCGACTGCGGATGTGCAGCACGTAGAGACTATTGAGTGACATCTGAAGAATTACTTCGAGTCGCCGATAGCGCCGACAGAATACCCCGTCGTGTTCTCACCTGGACAAGTCCAAAGGATGATTCGACGAACTAGACTACGTAAAGCCCCCGGCCCCGATCGAATCACCAACGAAGCGCTGCGTCACCTACCTAAGCGAGCAATCGCGATGCTGACGCGGCTCTTCAATGGAATCCTCCGTACCGGGCACTTTCCATCGTCATGGAAGCTTGGCCGAGTCATCCTGATACCCAAGCAAGGCAAGAACATCATGCTGCCTGGGAGTTACCGTCCCATCACTCTTCTGTCCACCACCTCGAAAGTCTTTGAGAAGCTACTGTTGCTGCACATCACGCCTCACCTTTAGCCACGCGACGAACAGTTCGATTTCCGTGCCGAACACTCCACCACTTTACAAGTGACGAGAGTACTGCACCATCTCGCTACCGCCTACAACAAGCGAGAACAGTCAGTCGCAGTATTCCTCGAtatggagaaggcgttcgatcGCGTCTGGCATGCCGGCCTCGTATATAAGCTGTCCACTGCTACTACTCCTCGTCGAGTAGTTAAGCCGGTGTGCCCCAGGGAAGCTGCCTGTCGCTCATCTGCTATAGCAGATACACGGACGACATGCAGGTCGCCGACGGcgccattttagcgctgtaTGCCGACTACGCGGTGTTCAATACCACCTCGCTTAATGCCCCGCATGCAGCGAGTACTGGACGCGCTTCCCGTCGCGCTGGCTGAAGGACTTGAGACTCAAGGTCAACGAGGCGAAGACTCAGGCGATTTCCATCGGGCGTGCGCGCCTATTGCCGCCCCCGGTGTCACTCATGGGCGAGACCGTCGTATGATCCCCGAAGGCCAAATACCTCGGCGTCACCATCGAC is a window from the Leptidea sinapis chromosome 45, ilLepSina1.1, whole genome shotgun sequence genome containing:
- the LOC126977410 gene encoding uncharacterized protein LOC126977410 isoform X1 yields the protein MDSFNFIEPIEVVTYIDDSDSNSGNSNEIDSIQKNPGETKSNIWTKSNLQQKIYLQCRENLAERFNKNVAPATSFTSPVSNIVYFEIIPDFIVHHIFEVFKHLQGVYFQQERYKILDMYYHHISYTRDVLSPRFQNSEFIDQISKRIQHIAQRRGTYFKDSEIIMFLFDLLTWCNQKIRHFTPDYTYMNPGNIPPNTRHGYNTSMEVIHVPSKNNQDPAPFTTQTSATVCRKNDSRKANTREVRRDTNKVISEHTTRRLFSIGPPGNEVSIDVSSSLYDSISKEIDGSNNLNPIKSRTEGNTGLSSDSTAATGLPTRSSLSRDSGICSPLNTDASNNMNLSVMESPEMNENVYSRLGEKLNESGLYGLCCVCRNVTKFKCKGCFWLYYCSYKCQESHWPLHQTTCFRKS